The following are encoded in a window of Nibricoccus aquaticus genomic DNA:
- a CDS encoding SDR family oxidoreductase gives MKKTAHTRRSSTNSSATNLSASARSRRKPLMQAEPKTPFAVQHQRSPGLESKLKPLPRWQATRYRPAGKLEDKVALITGGDSGIGRAVAFLYAREGADVAISYLPQEQSDAERVKQSIEAVGRSCLLLPADLSREAACKEIVEKTLKHFGKLDILVSNAAYQGRNDSLEEVTTEEFDHTFKTNIYAYFHLVKTALPHLKPGSAIIATSSETGILGSAKLPDYSSTKGAINAFTKTLAMDLIERGIRVNAIAPGPVWTPLNPSDKGLTPKKVSVFGGDSPMGRPAQPEELAPSYVFLASDADSSYITGIVLPVMGGETSGG, from the coding sequence ATGAAAAAGACCGCGCATACACGTCGTTCTTCGACGAATTCTTCAGCCACGAATCTCTCCGCGAGCGCACGCTCACGTCGCAAGCCGCTCATGCAGGCGGAGCCGAAGACGCCGTTTGCGGTGCAGCATCAGCGTTCGCCTGGTTTGGAGAGTAAACTGAAGCCGCTGCCGCGCTGGCAGGCGACGCGTTATCGGCCGGCGGGAAAGCTGGAGGATAAAGTGGCGCTCATCACGGGAGGGGATTCGGGCATTGGGCGGGCGGTCGCTTTTCTTTACGCGCGTGAAGGCGCGGATGTGGCGATTTCTTATCTGCCGCAGGAGCAGTCTGACGCTGAACGCGTGAAGCAATCCATCGAGGCGGTGGGGCGCTCGTGTTTGTTGCTACCGGCGGATTTGAGTCGTGAGGCGGCGTGCAAAGAGATCGTCGAGAAAACGCTGAAGCATTTTGGGAAGCTCGATATTCTTGTTTCAAATGCGGCGTATCAGGGCCGAAACGACAGTTTGGAGGAAGTAACGACCGAGGAATTCGATCACACGTTCAAGACTAACATTTATGCCTATTTTCACTTAGTGAAGACCGCGCTGCCGCACCTGAAGCCGGGCTCGGCGATTATCGCGACGAGTTCCGAAACGGGGATTCTCGGTTCAGCGAAGTTGCCGGATTACTCTTCGACTAAAGGCGCGATCAACGCGTTTACCAAGACTCTCGCCATGGATCTCATCGAGCGCGGGATTCGCGTGAATGCGATCGCACCGGGCCCCGTGTGGACGCCGCTCAATCCATCCGACAAGGGGCTGACGCCGAAAAAGGTCTCGGTGTTTGGTGGTGATTCGCCGATGGGCCGTCCGGCTCAACCAGAAGAACTAGCACCATCGTATGTGTTTCTCGCGTCGGATGCGGACTCTTCGTACATAACAGGCATTGTACTTCCGGTGATGGGCGGAGAAACGAGCGGCGGGTGA
- a CDS encoding rhomboid family protein, with amino-acid sequence MNPASPIPHLPGAAAPLRARRCVRHTEREAVARCSTCGGFYCRECVVDHAGRLVCASCLTKAARAAEPVKSKRSFAGLRRGVTLVAAVLVLWVIFYAVGSLLLSMPPELHEGTVWKRIGMD; translated from the coding sequence GTGAACCCGGCGTCGCCCATTCCTCATCTACCGGGCGCGGCGGCGCCGTTGCGCGCGAGGCGTTGCGTGCGGCATACGGAGCGCGAGGCGGTGGCGCGGTGCTCGACGTGTGGAGGATTTTATTGCCGCGAGTGTGTGGTCGATCACGCGGGGCGGCTGGTGTGCGCGAGCTGTCTGACGAAGGCGGCGCGGGCGGCGGAGCCGGTGAAGTCGAAGCGGAGCTTTGCAGGACTGCGGCGCGGGGTGACGCTGGTGGCGGCGGTGCTGGTCTTGTGGGTGATTTTTTATGCGGTGGGCTCGCTGCTGTTGAGCATGCCGCCGGAGTTACACGAAGGCACGGTCTGGAAACGGATAGGGATGGACTGA
- a CDS encoding NAD(P)/FAD-dependent oxidoreductase, producing MDPTLAHWLASSTLPRFPRLGTDLTTDVIIVGGGIVGITTAILCQRAGLTFALIERDRLARMDSGLTSAHLTAVSDLRFSEIVSNFGRRQARAIWDAGISAIDQIASLIRTENIACDFKWLSGFLHAPRADDFAMDNLIHEAAASRELGIPSDYISSIPVFHRPGVRFPRQAVFNPRKFLAGLVRNFGGKGSHVFEQTSVDEIQNRPIAIKAGNFTVTGRHLVLATHAAIATSSHATELKTPLAIVETHALSAKLPSQIAEGLFWDTDSPYHHLRIENRRSHDFAIFGGEDHAPGDSDAVHAPTRLAKRFMEIFPDATIDRQWSGHVVETSDGLPLIGSTTVDQFIATGFGGNGLTFGTLAACMAIDSIFARPNPWTVLFNPHRGKPGSYPPFGFANTAHQDFSFR from the coding sequence ATGGATCCGACACTCGCTCACTGGCTGGCCTCAAGTACACTGCCCCGCTTTCCCCGTCTTGGGACCGACCTCACCACCGATGTCATCATTGTAGGCGGTGGCATTGTAGGAATCACCACTGCGATTCTTTGCCAGCGAGCCGGCCTCACATTCGCCCTCATCGAACGCGACCGCCTCGCCCGCATGGATTCCGGGCTCACCTCCGCGCACCTCACCGCCGTGAGCGACCTTCGCTTCTCGGAGATCGTTAGCAATTTCGGACGTCGTCAGGCCCGCGCCATCTGGGACGCCGGCATCTCAGCCATCGATCAAATCGCCAGCCTCATCCGCACAGAAAACATCGCCTGTGATTTCAAATGGCTGTCCGGCTTTCTCCACGCTCCACGCGCGGACGATTTCGCAATGGATAACCTCATCCACGAAGCTGCGGCGAGCCGCGAACTCGGGATCCCGTCTGACTACATTTCCTCCATACCCGTTTTTCACAGGCCGGGCGTGCGCTTCCCGCGTCAGGCCGTCTTTAATCCGCGCAAATTCCTCGCCGGTCTCGTTCGTAATTTCGGAGGCAAAGGCAGTCACGTTTTCGAGCAGACTTCCGTGGACGAAATTCAAAACCGTCCCATCGCGATCAAGGCCGGCAACTTCACCGTCACTGGCCGCCACCTCGTCCTCGCTACGCACGCCGCCATCGCGACTTCCTCGCATGCGACCGAACTCAAAACGCCGCTCGCCATCGTCGAGACTCACGCACTTTCCGCCAAGCTTCCGTCTCAAATAGCCGAAGGTTTGTTCTGGGACACCGATTCGCCCTATCACCACCTCCGTATCGAAAATCGCCGGAGTCACGATTTCGCTATCTTCGGCGGTGAGGATCACGCACCTGGTGATTCTGATGCTGTGCATGCGCCAACACGGCTGGCCAAACGCTTCATGGAAATTTTCCCCGACGCCACGATTGATCGCCAGTGGTCTGGGCATGTCGTCGAAACCAGCGACGGTCTTCCTCTGATCGGCAGCACCACTGTCGATCAATTCATCGCAACTGGTTTCGGAGGAAACGGACTCACCTTCGGCACACTCGCCGCCTGCATGGCCATCGACTCCATTTTCGCGCGTCCCAATCCGTGGACCGTTCTCTTCAATCCACACCGCGGCAAACCGGGCTCATATCCGCCCTTTGGTTTTGCGAACACTGCGCATCAGGATTTTTCATTTCGTTGA
- a CDS encoding peptide ABC transporter substrate-binding protein has product MRHLTAALACVVAALSASFSPAAFAQRETAVEAGLRTQTLHLGNGAEPADLDPQISTVYTDYNILLSLFEGLTVIDEATSQALPGAAERWDISPDGLTYTFHLRANGRWSNGDPVTAQEFVTSFQRILSPALGAEYAYMLHAVKNAEAFSTAKITDFSQVGFRAIDARTLEISLERPTPYLLTLVAHQAWFPIHPPTILKFGKLDQRGTRWTQPGNLVGNGAYTLKVWQPNARIIVEKSDTYWDAPDTKLRSIVFYPNENIATDERNFRSGQLHITYDILPEKIPGYRKQSPSPLRVDPLLETLYIRFNTTKPPFDNKKVRQALARALDREIICRVLLSGSREPAHFFTPPNTAGYTATARVPSDFEAARKLLAEAGYPGGKGFPTVELQMNTDGINKKIFEAVQEMWRRELGITVRLTSQDFRVYLDAQRTLSYQISRSRWVGDYNDPNTYLDMFVTGGANNQTGWSNAEYDRLIAEAGRTLDQAARFDLFQKAEAILLDEAPIAPLLFGTRTYLIHPSVKGWVPSLLGIHRYQNISLE; this is encoded by the coding sequence ATGCGCCACCTCACCGCCGCCCTCGCCTGCGTCGTCGCAGCCCTTTCCGCTTCATTTTCCCCGGCCGCCTTCGCCCAACGCGAGACCGCCGTCGAAGCCGGTCTCCGCACACAGACACTCCACCTCGGCAACGGCGCCGAACCCGCGGATCTCGATCCCCAGATCTCCACCGTTTACACCGACTACAACATCCTCCTCTCCCTCTTCGAAGGTCTCACCGTCATCGACGAGGCCACCTCCCAAGCCCTCCCCGGCGCCGCCGAGCGCTGGGATATTTCCCCCGACGGCCTCACCTACACGTTTCATCTCCGCGCCAACGGCCGCTGGTCCAACGGCGACCCCGTCACCGCCCAGGAGTTCGTCACCTCCTTCCAGCGCATCCTCTCTCCCGCGCTCGGTGCCGAGTACGCCTACATGCTCCACGCGGTGAAAAACGCCGAGGCCTTCAGCACCGCGAAGATCACCGACTTCTCCCAAGTCGGCTTCCGGGCCATCGACGCACGCACGCTCGAAATCTCCCTCGAACGCCCCACGCCCTACCTCCTCACCCTCGTCGCGCATCAGGCCTGGTTCCCCATCCACCCGCCCACCATTCTGAAATTCGGCAAACTCGACCAGCGCGGCACCCGCTGGACCCAGCCCGGCAACCTCGTCGGCAACGGCGCCTACACGCTCAAGGTCTGGCAGCCTAACGCCCGCATCATCGTCGAGAAAAGCGACACGTATTGGGACGCCCCCGACACCAAACTCCGCTCCATCGTTTTCTACCCCAACGAAAACATCGCCACCGACGAGCGAAACTTCCGCTCCGGCCAGCTCCACATCACCTACGACATCCTCCCCGAAAAAATCCCCGGCTACCGCAAACAATCCCCCAGCCCTCTCCGCGTAGATCCCCTCCTCGAAACCCTCTACATCCGCTTCAACACCACCAAGCCGCCCTTCGATAACAAAAAAGTCCGCCAGGCCCTCGCCCGCGCCCTCGACCGCGAGATCATCTGCCGCGTCCTCCTCAGCGGTAGCCGCGAGCCCGCCCATTTCTTCACGCCGCCCAACACCGCCGGCTACACCGCGACCGCCCGCGTCCCCTCCGACTTCGAGGCCGCCCGCAAACTCCTCGCCGAGGCCGGCTACCCCGGCGGCAAAGGATTTCCCACCGTCGAACTCCAGATGAATACCGACGGCATCAACAAAAAGATCTTCGAAGCCGTGCAGGAAATGTGGCGCCGCGAACTCGGCATCACCGTCCGCCTCACCAGCCAGGATTTCCGCGTGTACCTCGATGCCCAGCGCACCCTCTCGTATCAGATTTCCCGCTCCCGCTGGGTTGGCGACTACAACGACCCCAATACCTACCTCGACATGTTCGTCACCGGAGGCGCCAACAACCAGACTGGCTGGAGCAACGCCGAGTACGACCGCCTCATCGCCGAAGCCGGCCGCACCCTCGATCAAGCCGCCCGCTTCGATCTGTTCCAAAAAGCCGAGGCCATCCTCCTCGACGAAGCCCCCATCGCGCCGCTCCTCTTCGGCACCCGCACCTACCTGATCCACCCTTCCGTCAAAGGCTGGGTTCCCTCCCTACTCGGCATCCATCGCTACCAAAACATCTCCCTAGAATAA
- a CDS encoding ferritin-like domain-containing protein gives MSSLHSLQDLLADELKDLYNAETQLTKALPKMAKAATNEDLKQGFLDHLEETKGHIERLAKAFKLLDLPVKGKTCHAMKGLIEEGAEAIEVDAPDSIRDAQLIGAAQRVEHYEMAAYGTARAFAEALGETKVAKLLQDTLDEEGETNKKLTALSEVVNAEALASAENE, from the coding sequence ATGTCCTCTCTTCATTCACTCCAAGACCTCCTCGCTGACGAACTAAAGGATCTCTACAACGCTGAAACCCAGCTCACGAAGGCCCTGCCAAAAATGGCCAAGGCAGCCACCAACGAAGATTTGAAACAGGGGTTTCTCGATCATCTTGAAGAGACCAAGGGTCACATCGAGCGGCTGGCAAAAGCGTTCAAACTCCTCGATCTGCCTGTGAAAGGTAAGACCTGTCACGCCATGAAAGGTCTTATCGAAGAAGGTGCGGAGGCTATCGAAGTCGATGCGCCTGATTCGATTCGCGATGCGCAGCTGATCGGTGCAGCTCAACGGGTGGAGCATTATGAAATGGCTGCGTACGGAACGGCGCGCGCGTTTGCTGAAGCACTCGGTGAGACCAAGGTGGCCAAGTTGCTCCAAGATACTTTGGACGAGGAAGGTGAGACGAATAAGAAACTCACCGCGCTTTCCGAAGTCGTGAATGCCGAAGCGCTGGCTTCGGCCGAGAACGAATAA
- a CDS encoding AAA family ATPase — protein sequence MNPMLEKFAVTISAARAEVAKVVIGQDAVVELALVTLLTRNHALIEGVPGVAKTLLVRTLGHVLGVPTGRVQFTPDLMPADITGTNVFNLQTNAFTLIRGPVFTTFLLADEINRAPAKTQAALLQAMQERVVSIDRDTHVLDANFTVFATQNPADSEGTYPLPEAQKDRFMVKIRMDVPARDEELTLAKRVLGIDAPEAVLAAGAVKQVLGPGELAAVRAILDQVTLREELVAYVVDLVRATRSHESVQIGAGPRATQALLLGSRAKAALAGRDFVTPDDVKSLAGPVLSHRLVLRPEFEIEGLTVEEVLAKILEQVAVPR from the coding sequence ATGAACCCAATGCTCGAAAAGTTTGCTGTCACGATTTCTGCGGCTCGCGCGGAAGTGGCGAAGGTGGTGATCGGTCAGGATGCGGTCGTGGAGCTGGCGCTCGTCACGCTGCTGACGCGCAATCACGCGTTGATTGAAGGCGTCCCGGGTGTGGCGAAGACGCTGCTCGTGCGCACGCTCGGACATGTGCTCGGCGTACCGACGGGGCGCGTGCAATTCACGCCCGACCTGATGCCGGCGGACATCACGGGCACGAATGTTTTTAACCTGCAGACGAATGCGTTCACGCTGATCCGCGGGCCGGTGTTCACGACGTTTCTCCTCGCGGATGAAATCAACCGCGCGCCGGCGAAGACGCAGGCGGCGTTGCTGCAGGCGATGCAGGAGCGCGTGGTGAGCATCGACCGCGACACGCATGTGCTGGACGCGAACTTCACGGTGTTCGCCACGCAGAATCCGGCGGACTCGGAAGGGACGTATCCGCTGCCCGAGGCGCAGAAGGATCGGTTCATGGTGAAGATCAGGATGGACGTGCCCGCGCGCGACGAAGAGCTGACGCTCGCGAAGCGCGTGCTGGGCATCGATGCGCCGGAAGCGGTGCTGGCGGCGGGCGCGGTGAAGCAAGTGCTCGGGCCGGGCGAGCTCGCGGCGGTGCGTGCGATCCTCGATCAGGTGACGCTGCGCGAGGAATTGGTGGCGTACGTCGTCGATCTGGTGCGGGCGACGCGTTCGCACGAGAGTGTGCAGATCGGCGCGGGGCCGCGTGCGACGCAGGCGTTGCTGCTGGGCAGCCGCGCGAAGGCGGCGCTGGCGGGACGGGATTTCGTGACGCCGGATGATGTGAAGAGCCTGGCGGGTCCGGTGCTGTCGCATCGTCTCGTGCTGCGTCCGGAATTTGAAATCGAAGGTCTCACGGTGGAGGAAGTGCTCGCGAAGATTCTGGAGCAGGTGGCGGTGCCGCGGTGA
- a CDS encoding DUF4350 domain-containing protein, protein MNRRYSWIALLLIAVVFAGGLGWLFKLRLGQGDLFPAYSTLRADPLGTRAIFEALQELPGLRVERSVQPMKKIAETPARTLVFAGMERNPWEAFSMEEANVLDAAVRAGSRAVIVFKAERLTTADVVEPFVKGKETDKKTGEKKADEKKDQEEKKSSKEERQSPRNDEAEKPVHRTELVDWSKRWGLELRTRWIMDREAGALRKAGAPETLAAQVPWKSDLYFHLTQGSDWRVLYTRGNSPVLMEMTLGRGTVVVATDTFFLSNEAMQKSRETSLLAWLVGGNTRVVFNESHLGVEEDVGIAKLARRYGLAGAFFVLLLLTALFVWQRMTLFVPPAPETAETALTYHPSAGLEALLRRALPPGKLVETCVAEWTRTSRAGDVEKVRAAVAAQSGKASPAETYNAIVRALKRR, encoded by the coding sequence ATGAACAGACGCTACTCATGGATCGCGCTGCTGCTGATCGCCGTGGTTTTTGCGGGCGGGCTCGGCTGGCTGTTCAAACTGCGGCTGGGGCAGGGCGATCTGTTTCCGGCGTACTCGACGTTGCGCGCGGATCCGCTGGGGACGCGGGCGATTTTCGAAGCGTTGCAAGAGCTGCCGGGGTTGCGCGTGGAGCGGTCGGTGCAGCCGATGAAAAAAATTGCGGAGACGCCGGCGCGCACACTCGTGTTTGCGGGCATGGAGCGGAATCCATGGGAGGCGTTTTCTATGGAGGAGGCCAATGTGCTCGATGCGGCGGTGCGCGCGGGCTCGCGGGCGGTGATCGTTTTCAAGGCGGAGCGCCTGACGACGGCGGATGTGGTCGAGCCGTTTGTGAAAGGGAAAGAGACGGACAAGAAGACGGGTGAGAAAAAGGCCGACGAAAAGAAAGACCAGGAAGAGAAGAAGTCGTCGAAGGAGGAGCGCCAATCGCCGCGCAATGACGAGGCGGAGAAGCCGGTTCACCGGACGGAGTTGGTGGATTGGTCGAAGCGGTGGGGCCTCGAACTGCGCACGCGCTGGATCATGGATCGCGAGGCGGGGGCGTTGCGGAAGGCGGGCGCGCCGGAGACGCTGGCGGCGCAGGTGCCGTGGAAGAGCGATCTGTATTTTCACCTCACGCAGGGCTCCGACTGGCGCGTGCTGTACACGCGCGGGAATTCGCCGGTGTTGATGGAGATGACGCTCGGACGCGGGACAGTCGTGGTGGCGACGGACACGTTTTTCCTGAGTAATGAGGCGATGCAAAAGTCGCGCGAGACGTCGCTGCTCGCGTGGCTGGTGGGCGGGAATACGCGGGTGGTTTTCAACGAGAGCCATCTCGGCGTGGAGGAGGATGTGGGCATCGCGAAACTGGCGCGGCGTTACGGGCTGGCGGGGGCGTTCTTCGTACTGCTGCTGCTGACGGCGCTTTTCGTGTGGCAGCGGATGACGTTGTTCGTGCCGCCTGCGCCGGAGACGGCGGAGACGGCGCTGACGTATCATCCCTCGGCGGGATTGGAGGCCTTGCTGCGGCGGGCGCTGCCGCCGGGGAAGCTGGTCGAGACGTGCGTGGCGGAGTGGACGCGGACGTCGCGTGCGGGCGATGTGGAAAAAGTGCGAGCGGCGGTGGCGGCGCAAAGCGGGAAGGCATCGCCGGCGGAAACCTATAATGCGATCGTGCGCGCGCTGAAGCGGCGCTGA
- a CDS encoding alpha-E domain-containing protein: MLSRVANLIFWTARYLERAENAARLLDVNAQLVLDLQSRQAADDPRSWEPLVYVCGGDELFHKLYGQEVTERTVVDFVLFNRQNPSSFLSCIAYARENARCIRDQLAGEVWEELNTFYLKLKEDDYSRYAQLGSSEYLSFLKGRIQLFYGVASSMIPRTQMWWFFELGRFMERADNTSRILDVKYYMLLPDNTSVGSALDMVQWASVLRSCSAFEAFRKSRRGQLTLERVVDYLVRDHFFPRSILFSLSEAGFALAQITAAAPHLADNAAARLIASLRDHLEKTVIKEAIADGLHEYLDDIQLRLGEIHAATQETFINYSSDTAKVLA, translated from the coding sequence ATGCTCTCCCGCGTCGCCAATCTCATCTTCTGGACCGCCCGCTACCTCGAGCGCGCCGAAAACGCCGCCCGTCTCCTCGACGTCAATGCCCAGCTCGTGCTCGATCTCCAGAGCCGCCAGGCCGCCGACGACCCGCGCTCCTGGGAGCCCTTGGTGTATGTCTGCGGCGGCGACGAACTCTTCCACAAACTCTACGGCCAGGAAGTCACCGAGCGCACCGTCGTCGACTTCGTCCTCTTCAACCGCCAGAACCCCAGCTCCTTCCTCTCCTGCATCGCCTACGCCCGCGAAAACGCCCGCTGCATCCGCGACCAGCTCGCCGGCGAAGTCTGGGAAGAGCTCAACACCTTCTATCTAAAGCTCAAAGAGGACGACTACTCCCGCTACGCCCAGCTCGGCTCCTCCGAATACCTCTCCTTCCTCAAAGGCCGCATCCAGCTCTTCTACGGCGTCGCATCGTCGATGATCCCGCGCACCCAAATGTGGTGGTTCTTCGAACTCGGCCGCTTCATGGAACGCGCCGACAACACCTCGCGCATCCTCGACGTGAAGTACTACATGCTTCTCCCCGATAACACCTCCGTCGGCTCCGCGCTCGACATGGTGCAATGGGCTTCCGTCCTCCGCTCCTGCTCCGCCTTCGAAGCCTTCCGCAAAAGCCGCCGCGGCCAGCTCACGCTTGAGCGCGTCGTCGATTACCTCGTCCGCGATCACTTCTTCCCCCGCAGCATTTTATTTTCCCTCAGCGAAGCCGGCTTCGCCCTCGCGCAAATCACCGCCGCCGCCCCGCACCTCGCCGACAACGCCGCCGCCCGCCTCATCGCCAGCCTCCGCGATCACTTGGAAAAAACCGTCATCAAAGAAGCCATCGCCGACGGCCTCCACGAATACCTCGACGACATCCAGCTCCGCCTCGGCGAAATTCACGCCGCCACGCAGGAGACCTTCATCAACTACTCCAGCGACACCGCCAAAGTCCTCGCCTGA
- a CDS encoding RDD family protein, translating into MNWYYAINGQRQGPIAQIEFEKLVSTGVINEQTLVWKEGMGDWKPYSQVKAVLVPAGGVSGSVPGTGASNDDTAVCVVSGKSFPKREMIQYEGRWVSAQHRDEFFQRIQQGMAPAGDGPVPGPYGYGGFWRRFWAKFLDGIITGVVSIPAQMLLSALILGTPNYFTYQLDMQASGGLARYFLFQGVSMVVGFGIAIAYCVYFIRRYQATPGKIALGLKLVRSDGADLTTGRIIGRYFAEMISSMTLLIGYIMAGFDREKKSLHDIICDTRVIKTRQ; encoded by the coding sequence ATGAACTGGTATTACGCCATCAACGGGCAGCGGCAGGGGCCCATCGCGCAGATTGAATTTGAGAAGCTGGTTAGCACCGGCGTTATCAATGAGCAGACTTTGGTCTGGAAGGAAGGCATGGGTGATTGGAAGCCGTACTCTCAGGTGAAGGCGGTGCTTGTACCGGCGGGTGGAGTATCGGGCTCGGTGCCGGGAACCGGCGCGTCGAATGATGACACGGCGGTTTGCGTGGTGAGCGGGAAGAGCTTCCCAAAGCGCGAGATGATTCAATACGAGGGCCGGTGGGTCAGCGCGCAGCATCGCGATGAGTTTTTCCAGCGTATCCAGCAAGGTATGGCACCGGCGGGCGATGGCCCGGTGCCGGGGCCTTATGGTTATGGCGGATTTTGGCGGCGGTTTTGGGCGAAGTTTCTGGATGGGATCATCACCGGTGTGGTGAGCATTCCGGCGCAGATGCTTTTGTCGGCGCTGATTCTGGGGACGCCGAATTACTTCACTTATCAGCTCGATATGCAGGCCTCGGGAGGACTCGCGCGGTATTTTCTCTTTCAAGGTGTTTCCATGGTGGTGGGCTTCGGAATCGCGATCGCGTACTGCGTGTATTTCATCCGCCGGTATCAGGCGACGCCGGGGAAGATCGCGCTGGGGCTCAAGCTGGTGCGCTCGGATGGGGCGGACCTGACGACGGGGCGGATCATCGGGCGCTATTTCGCGGAGATGATCAGCAGCATGACGCTGTTGATCGGCTACATCATGGCGGGGTTCGACCGGGAGAAGAAGTCGCTGCATGACATCATCTGCGACACGCGCGTGATCAAAACCCGCCAATGA
- a CDS encoding circularly permuted type 2 ATP-grasp protein: protein MPDLFASYEHARFYDEMFAAPGKPHAHYQRLAERFGRMEGIGELLQRQRTADQTFLSRGVTFTVYSDNAGTEKIFPFDLLPRIIPAHEWKHLEAGLTQRMQALNMFLADIYGEQRIIREGILPRGMVDSSKNFRPELVGFKIPRGLFVHINGTDLIRDEAGEYRVLEDNLRTPSGVSYVLENRQVMKRVFPNLIRDYRVRPVENYTNDLLALLTYLAPEHVPEPTVVLLTPGVYNSAYFEHSFLARQMGIEIVEGSDLVVEDDKVYMRRTDGLAPVHVIYRRIDDDFLDPTVFRKDSMLGVPGLMEAYRKGNVALCNPVGTGIADDKAVYYYVQKMIKFYLGQDPILPNVETFLSADPTDLKYILANLPKLVVKSVNEAGGYGMLVGPHSTTAQIEEFRAKIIDNPRNFIAQPTIGLSRCPSVCGSTIEGRHIDLRPYILNGETIKIMPGGLTRVALKKGSLVVNSSQGGGSKDTWVLADETSAPFQSQSQSASPIVEKVLV, encoded by the coding sequence ATGCCCGATCTCTTCGCCAGCTACGAACACGCCCGCTTCTACGACGAGATGTTCGCCGCCCCCGGCAAACCGCATGCGCACTACCAGCGCCTCGCCGAACGCTTCGGCCGCATGGAAGGCATCGGCGAACTCCTCCAGCGCCAGCGCACCGCCGACCAGACGTTCCTCAGCCGCGGCGTCACCTTCACCGTTTACTCCGACAACGCCGGCACCGAAAAAATTTTTCCCTTCGATCTCCTCCCGCGCATCATCCCCGCCCACGAGTGGAAACACCTCGAAGCCGGCCTCACCCAGCGCATGCAGGCGCTGAATATGTTCCTGGCCGACATCTACGGCGAACAGCGCATCATCAGAGAAGGAATCCTCCCGCGCGGCATGGTGGATTCCTCGAAAAATTTCCGCCCCGAGCTCGTCGGTTTCAAAATTCCCCGCGGTCTCTTCGTCCACATCAACGGCACCGACCTCATCCGCGACGAAGCCGGTGAGTACCGCGTCCTCGAAGATAATCTCCGCACACCCTCCGGCGTCAGCTACGTCCTCGAAAACCGCCAGGTCATGAAGCGCGTTTTCCCCAACCTCATCCGCGACTACCGCGTCCGCCCGGTCGAGAATTACACCAACGATCTCCTCGCGCTCCTCACCTACCTCGCCCCCGAACACGTTCCCGAGCCCACCGTTGTCCTCCTCACGCCCGGCGTCTACAACTCCGCCTACTTCGAGCACAGCTTCCTCGCCCGCCAGATGGGCATCGAGATCGTCGAAGGCTCCGACCTCGTCGTCGAAGATGACAAGGTTTACATGCGCCGCACCGACGGCCTCGCCCCCGTCCACGTCATCTACCGCCGTATCGACGACGACTTCCTCGACCCCACCGTCTTCCGCAAAGACTCCATGCTCGGCGTCCCCGGCCTCATGGAAGCGTATCGAAAAGGCAACGTCGCCCTCTGCAACCCCGTCGGCACCGGCATCGCCGACGACAAAGCAGTCTATTACTACGTCCAGAAGATGATCAAATTCTACCTCGGCCAGGATCCGATCCTCCCGAACGTCGAAACCTTCCTCTCCGCCGACCCCACCGACCTCAAATACATCCTCGCCAACCTCCCCAAGCTCGTCGTCAAAAGCGTCAACGAAGCCGGCGGCTACGGCATGTTGGTCGGCCCGCACAGCACCACCGCGCAGATCGAAGAATTTCGCGCCAAGATCATCGACAACCCGCGCAACTTCATCGCCCAACCCACCATCGGCCTCTCCCGCTGCCCGAGTGTTTGCGGCAGCACCATCGAAGGCCGCCACATCGATTTGCGCCCTTACATCCTCAACGGCGAGACCATCAAAATCATGCCCGGCGGCCTCACCCGCGTAGCCCTCAAAAAAGGCAGCCTGGTCGTCAACAGCTCCCAAGGCGGCGGCTCCAAAGACACCTGGGTCCTCGCCGACGAAACCTCCGCCCCCTTCCAATCCCAATCTCAGTCCGCCTCACCGATCGTGGAAAAAGTCCTGGTCTAA